Sequence from the Populus nigra chromosome 17, ddPopNigr1.1, whole genome shotgun sequence genome:
TGTCAGTAAAGATACATGTTTCCCACCAGAATCAGCCTGGGCTTTTCTATCCTTACTCGCTGCtgctttcttgttctttttttcaaacCCTTCAAGTAAGGTACTAAGATCATGAACAGCAGATTTCAAATCTTTCACAGAAATCCCCGACTTTAAGACATGCTTCTCCCCGTTTGATAACCAACCAACAATAGCTGGAAGCGCATCAACTCCTAACTTCTTTGTCATTGGGTCAGTAACATCGCGAACCTGAATAAACAACAACCTGAATTATTTTTcagggagggggaggggggggggtgctcattttattttaaatatactcCACATAAATTAacactcaaaataaaatattaagttgaACTATTAGTGTgatttttgaagaaatatatACTTGTCTAAATATCTTTCTACATTGAATTCTGACAGGctattaatttctaaatttctcaTTCAAATGTAGAGGTGTAGATAATCTATCAGTTGATAATCAGGTCCAACGTACCTCCACGTCATTGAAAATGAAGCGTTTATGAAACAAACCACTAAGCGCACGCCAGATCACGGGTGTATCTTTTTTGGTGGAAAGAAGCACAACTCTGGGTAATTTTTCCTCCTCACcagaataagactgaagatGTTTCAGGTCAATCCGCTTTGAAAACCTTGGTAAATGGTCTTGGCAAAaagattttaaagtttttgCGACCAAATCACCATTGTACTCCACCAAAGAACCCTTATCGCTTGCTTTGTTTGAATAAACAAATACCCTAGGCACTCGTCGTGGTTGAGTCCCAAGTTCCTTACAAAAGGACATTTCAGTTTCACAATTTATGCTCCCAACCtgcatagaaagagaaagagaatgaATATGTAAACAGatcaatataaaatcaaatgatggaAATCAGTAGAAATTATGAAAATACCTTTAAAGCTCCTTTTAATGAATCAGCGACCTCCTGTATGATTGATTCATAAAATTGGCTCCCCTTCAAAGAGGAAGTATAAGATAATAAAAGCCAAGTCATTCCTTGGTCAGCAATTTCATTATTGAAGGCTTGAGAATTTATGGCTTTGATGCTCTTGGGAGTACTTCGAGAACCAGTTTGAGACCTAGATTGAGACCTGGTTGAACCACCAAAACCACCAAACTGCCCGCCACCAAGATCACCCccaaaaaaattggaaaaaatatcattcaggCCAAAACCAAATGAACTCTGAGAACTGGGACCACCAAAGGAAAATGAAAACGACCGGGAATTTCCTTGTTCCCCCATATCCTGCCAGTCACCTGGTCTGAAGGTATAACTATTTTGCCCCTGTCCACCATTTGTGAAATAAGTATACCCACCCTGGTCCCCAGGATAGCCAGCATTAAATCCAGGATTGCCCTTCTCATCTCCATATAGATCATAATTTTTCCGTTTCTCTTCATCAGATAGAATCTCATATGctgataaaaacaagaaaataaaaatcaacaatatgaCTGGAAGATTAGCAAAACTATGACTAAGTTTATTTCCTTCTAATAGTTAACCCCTTAGCAAACCATTTAATCCTGTCATGCCCATAAGATGCTGCTCAAAAACCAATTCAGCTCACGCTATAACTGAGCAGGTTtgatcaagaaaacaaatactaatACAGACAATATATCATTATTTCAATAAACCAAACACTGTCCATGGTTTTGCATATCAATATAATTGATGCATCAGCAAGAAATTATAAACATGCAGCAAAGTAAATAGcaacaagaaaaaggttaaagaAATAACATGACAcacaataagaaagaaaaatgaaataagtGTACAATACCATTATTGATCTCCGCAAACTTTTCTTGAGCGCccttatttttattcttgtcaGGGTGATACTGAAGAGAGAGCCTGCAAAATGACAAGGGCTCAGAAT
This genomic interval carries:
- the LOC133676947 gene encoding dnaJ protein ERDJ3A, with protein sequence MKTRYTVPFFLLLSLILLTLEAKTVDPYKVLGVEKNASQREIQKAFHKLSLQYHPDKNKNKGAQEKFAEINNAYEILSDEEKRKNYDLYGDEKGNPGFNAGYPGDQGGYTYFTNGGQGQNSYTFRPGDWQDMGEQGNSRSFSFSFGGPSSQSSFGFGLNDIFSNFFGGDLGGGQFGGFGGSTRSQSRSQTGSRSTPKSIKAINSQAFNNEIADQGMTWLLLSYTSSLKGSQFYESIIQEVADSLKGALKVGSINCETEMSFCKELGTQPRRVPRVFVYSNKASDKGSLVEYNGDLVAKTLKSFCQDHLPRFSKRIDLKHLQSYSGEEEKLPRVVLLSTKKDTPVIWRALSGLFHKRFIFNDVEVRDVTDPMTKKLGVDALPAIVGWLSNGEKHVLKSGISVKDLKSAVHDLSTLLEGFEKKNKKAAASKDRKAQADSGGKHVSLLTGSNFDALCGGKTPVCIIGGFRSLKVKEKLEDILSMVSQKSLSRRRNAASVSGHSISYTLLDVAKQPSFLNAFDKSGYKSSDKLLLAYKPRTQKFAAFKGEMTAEEVEKFISSVVNGDVQFTKTRQKPVLK